TTATCAGGTCGAAATAACCGTACTGCAGAGCTTGATAAAAGGAAGATCTCAGAAACACTCAATGTTCTAACGTTATTAGTCTAATAAAAATGTCTTGCAAAGTACAGCGatactacaatatatatatatgtatatatacacacaaaagtaATAGCTGAGTTTAAGTTCTGGATTTACAAAACACTCTTATCGCACATGTGACagctctgtttcattttcctttgtGGTTTCTAATCGCACATCCTCTCACAACCATTTTTTGCTATCTTCCTCTCTTGCCATTATTAACACACGCCCTCATGTTGCATTAATGATCAGCAAAGTGCAGTAATGCTTTCTTGGCTAGTAGAATGTGAATTGTATATCTCTCTATCTGTGATCCTAGAGTAATGGCATAGGTTCAATGCCTAATCTGCCTCAATCACATTTTACCATTTCTATCATTATTTTCTCTCTCGTTCTAACCATCCGTTCCTCACTGTTTGGTAACTAGTTAGAGGGCAATGTGAAGAAGTACTGTTCCGATGAACACAGTAAAGGAACTGAAGACTGCATAGGAATGTATGTTGTGTTTATATAGTGCTAGTCTAGTGGACAAATGAAGGAAATCAGAGGTTTTATACTGCACATACTAGAAAGGACAATCGCTTGTTTTTGCCATCGCAATCTATATTTCTTAGTAGAACCCATGTATTTCTGTTCTTGGTGAACCGAAATGGTAAGTAGATTGTCAGCCTGTTAGTAATGTGAGCTGCACGTCTAGACATAAAGAATCATATATCAAATATtctatctttaaaggaacactccactgcccaaatacaaaataaacaaaattcactgtttagtaggtataccccaaatgaaaacatgcatgcatttagttatgtatattttttttattggggatatatctaaaaactgctGTTCTATTGAaattgcactttttgcaaaatgaaaaaaagaggacgcactcttcacacgtaaagcttttcagcaagctaaatttgtgtaggggtctggagtgaccctttaagtcaATCAGCATCAATAAGTTACAAATTAAAATTAAGCACatgcaaaataatattaaaaagacaTACCAGTACTTGCTGGATTGACTGGAACCTTGATGTGCCTGTTGGTGCACTTGGACCCCTGACCATTTGCATGAAATGTTCGCACACCTCCATTCAAACACAATAGCTGCCTAGATGTAGCTTTAAGGGTGTACAGACAGATCCACATCCATCCATTATGTGCTTCAAAGTTTTGCTGCTCATACGATGTAAAAGTTATTCCCTCCAGGCAAATTCTGTCTCTGATATTGCTCTTCTTTTTTCCCTGTAATGTTTCCTTTTTGAATTCCCTCTCTGCTCTTATAATTTCACCCATTGCATACACTCTTTATGCCAGTTTTTTTTCTATCCACAATATCACTTTATGTGCCTCATACTTTTTCTCCAACTTTCTCTCTTTGAAGACATGTCATCACCTACTCCCACCCTTGTAATGCTCTGTAATGTATCTCTATTTCTGTGTCTTCTCGTTTCTCTCTCCTCCATAACACATCTTATCTGATATTTTCTCTTAGTGAGCACCCTGCTGACCGTGCTCCCACCTCCCACCCTCAGGTGCCGTCAGATAAATGTGTCTGGGAAACACCTCACTGCCCTAAAAGGTGAGATAGCAGAGAGGCAAGCAACCTCCCCCTCATTTGTAACACTGATAGGGGCCATCCTCACCTTGTGTCTCTCCCCTCAGTGCTGAATACTTCCTCCCAGGATGACCTCTGTATCAGAGATGTGCGGATCCTGCCCAACTTCAACGCCAGTTACCTCCCGGTCATGCCAGATGGTTCAGTACTGCTGGTGGACAATGTCTGGTGAGGAAAGGGTATTGTCTGTAGCTAATGTCTTGTATGAAAGAAatagagatgatgatgatgataaagcACTCTGACTTGTACAATCAGTAAGAATGTACCTTCTACCCAAGCTACATGTTGTAGTAAACTAATCTCTTAACACATGGTTAGTTTTAGGAATATAATTTCCATTCTCTTTATGGAAAATACATGGCACATCATGAGTTaaattaattcactttgtttattcatAATGTGGCAGGACAGCCTGACATATGATAACcataaaaacatgaaaaacattcataaagcaaaacatttttttttttttttttactgttccaaTATACTAGTATCCAGAGGAGACAGAGCTCCCTCTTTGATGTATCTTATTTTGTGAACTTATTTTCCATTGTTCCATACACCGTTGTTTATTTAGAAAGTAgcaaacaaccttttttttttctttacagaggTGTACCAATACAGATTGGTTAAGATATCTCTCTGAAAAGTCCTAGCATCCATTTATAACAAATCGATTGAGTGAGCACTCAGTTCAGAAAACATTAGAATCTGTTGTTATCCGGCTAGCATACAAAGTTACATTGAGTGTGTGGATAGAAAGTATACTGAAATTACAAGAGGCCCAATAAAACGTGTTATTACAGTGAAATACCCAACATAAGGCATAGTGTAGTGCGTACCGATAAGTGGAAACTGAGATGTTGTGTCTTTCTTCTAAATCCCTAGTCATCAGTCGGGAGATGTAAGCATGGCTTCCTTTCTGCGCCTTCACAGTGGCTCCTCTCACCTTCCCAGCATGCTCTGCTCCCTGGAGGAGCATAACTTTCTATTCCAACTGCAGGCCGGAGAGCGCCCCCCTGAGGATGCAAAGGAGGTGCATGGGACAAGTTTAACCTATTCTTTCCTTGTCCATTCTCTCTCCATTCCTAGTGCTGCTTTCCCAAACCCTAACGCCTCCTGTCTCAACTTTAACCCACTATTCCTATCTGTCATTTCtcctacagagttattcactgaaATGGGAATTTCAAATGTCaggacaagataaccaaactgaAACCATAGCTGACGATTTTGTCGTAATATTTGAAATTTCCTGACACTTCATTCAATAACTCTATTAATGTCTCATTTTGTAACCTGTTCTTCTTATACTAACTTTTCTTTCAATCCCTTCTGTTCTCTCTATTTCTCTATCTCCCTACTCTCGCCTTGGTATCCTACTCCCCCAGCttccctttatttttattattcttcttAACATTATTCTTATATCTCTTCTCCCCTCAGGGTTTGGAGGTCCCCCTTGTTGCCATTATTCACTGGTCTACCCCCAAACTTCCTTTCACAGCCGGTATTTACACCCATTACAAGTAAGTCAATAGAGGTTTGGGAAATGTATGTGTGCACTTGGTTTTCAGCTGTCCGTGCTACCTGTGTGTCTGGATCCAGTCTGATTATATGGTTCAACACGATGTGCCTTGATTTCAGTGTGTGCTTACTTATTAAGACGTTATCAGTCTAGCTTCTGCTTCTATAAAGAGCGCCTGCCCTCTGTATGTGGTTTAATAAAGAGAACTAGGAGATTAACTAATACATGGTTGgggtttatttaaagggacactccaggcacccagaccgcttctgtCGATTGGATTGgtatgggtgccaactcccacgacccttaaccctgagagtgtaattattgcagttcttataaactgcaataattaccttgcagggttaagtcctcctctagagggacttccgtgttcttagaacatgaaaagtgttttaaacgacgctggaagtcctcacactatgcatgatgacctccagcgtcaccaacccccataggaaagcattgaataaggctttcttatggggaggacTAAtgccgcattaggtctcccccgtcgaCGTAGTGTgggcggagtctgacccagcactgagggacatcggcactggatccaggtaagtcactgaaggggttttaaccccttcagcaacatgggatgggggtgggagggagaagggggcactgcagggtcctgcagtgccaggaaaacggatatattttcctggcactggaaagtccctttaattatttgtatgctttcaaaaaagagaaaattaaatttttatatttatttttaggtcTGCAAGTTTAGATAAATCAATGGAATGTAGATCTGGAGTAATCATCGTTTATATTGAAACTATTATCAGTGCATATTACCCAGCTATTATCCTAAATGCAGAGTGTAATCTGTGACTGCTTGAACATTACTTTAGTTGTAGTTTGTAGAACAGCTTGAGAGCTACATGCTGCATACCAACAATCATTAGACATTTAATCAGTCTAAAAATGCAGTCATTATTTTACACTGAAATAACAATGCCTTCAGTACCATTCGATGTCAAAATGTGAATCTTTGGGGGAAAGAAAGGGAGTTGGAGAGAATGTTTGAATTTATTTAAGATTTTGTTGAGAATCATTTGCAATAGTTTAGTTATAGgacttaaattatatttatatatcaacaGTAATTTGTTTGCTTATGGGCTgttgaatattattttttcaagCATTTGCACCACGCCGTGCAGATTGCATTGGACCTGAAAGGCATTCTCTGACCCTTTTGATGTAGGATAGGATGCAGAGCAGAATTCGACGTTAAAAGTAATGGAATGGGGACATATTGTATTAGGTGTCTGAGTCTCATACTTGTCTGTACATGCCCTGTATGATTGCCATGGGGCCTTAGCTGAATGCTTGAAATTTTTGTAACACGGTTAGATTTTAGTTCATGTAACCTGCATGGGGgaggtgttcctttaaactctAAATTAGTCACGGCCTTGCTTTTATGGAATCTAACATTGAATATATATACTATGCTAGGTATATTGCTAGAAAATGTATGggaaacattttatatttattatagaatGTTAGACTGTATACTGTATAGAGGTACACATTTCATTACCACCAAATGCTGAATGATGTGTGAGGGGTGGAAGTTCACGCCGGCCCTGGTTATCAAACAAAGTTCAAGGTGATGTATTTAATCTAGATGTTTGCAGGCGATTTCACTAGCTGCATTCAGATTAACTTTAACAAACTTGACCTCCACAAATTGCCACAAATAAAAGAGCATTTACAAAGGCATAAATCACGGATTCAGACTACATTACACCATGTTACGGTTGTAGTCTGTACAGTAGTAATTTTCATTAAGATCAAGATTTAACGAAATGTGTTGGTTATGCAAGGTCTCGCCCCGTTCTTGTCCGTAGAATGGAGTATGTATTGTTCTGCAGACATTGGCCCAACATGTTCTTTTAAAAACTTATGAAGGTAATTATGTTTTGGTGACTGGCCATTAAATTAGTGTTACAGGTTTGAAGACATTTCAATGTTGATTTCAGACTCCCAAGTATTCGCCTGGAGAGGCCGCGTTTTGTGATGACTGCTCGCTGTGATTCCCCTGTACAAACGCACACACCGTTCCGTGTTACCTACACTCTACTCAATGACCTTCAGGACTTCTTGGCAGTTCGACTCGTGTGGACACCTGAAACCAATACAGCTGTCAGCGGTGAGTGCAGGTGGAAATCAAGGGTGATAACATGGGAGAGGGGAGAAATTAACTGAAAGTGAAGGCCGCAATGGGCAAAACCTATTGCTTTCTAGAGAATGGGCAAAAGCCGCAATGGGCAAAACTTATTGCTTTCTAGTTATTGTCCCTATGTGTGTTTTCAGGTAGATGCTTGTCGGAGGAGGATCGGCGCGTGACACAAGCAGCGCAGGAAGCTGTGGTGTGTTACACTCCTATTAACAGCCTGGGATTCTGCCGCAAGGGAAGCTCAGTGACTATTGGTGTCACTTTCATGGCTCTGCGAGCCGGACTTTTTGAGGTGAGGACTAGGAAGGTGTGTAACGATAAGTGTGTGAGCTAAGGGATTAAGGAAGGGAAGGGGGGCATATGAATTGTATATTATAGCATATATTTCAAAATTAAGCAGGTTGAAGTCCCCTACCTAGATATCATAGCTGTATGTTTTGTTTGATGTTGTTAAATGTAAAAGTATGTTAACCTGTTCTGTGCGAATGCCATAATGTGCTTCAAAGCTTTAAAGGGACCTGTCACTCAGTAAACAAACAGGATTCTGTTTACTTATCACCCATGTTTATAGGCACCAAacctgcagttttggtgtatagatcatgcactgcagtctcactgctcaattctctgccatttaggagttccttaattttgtttaaccccttaaggacacatgacatgtcatgattcccttttattccagaagtttggtccttaaggggttaaacagttctaGTCACGCCTCCCTTCATgttacttgcacagccttcctaaacacttcccgtAAAGTAAGATCTGTCGGATTAATTTAGAAGgtcttacctcctgctctgttaatagcttgctagaccctgcaggagcctcccatGTATGATTACAATTCAATTTGCAGAGCATGAGATGATAACTTTTAAAGTAAGGTTACATCTAATCAATAATGAAAACAttgttttatgcaggctgtgtcagtcacagtcagttgaggtgtggctagggctgcatggtcagaaacaaaagtgatttaactcccaaatggcagagaattgagcagtgagactgcaggggcatgatctatacaccaaaactgcttcattaagctaaagttgtattgatgcttatactatccctttaacaaatatgtattttcgAGGTGTGAAAATGAAATTAACTGTGGAAATCCACAccccttaatcctgcaactgggtacctccattagctccctgtcagtcattgctaTAAGCATTTTCCTTTGTACCTGATAGTCAGCATAGGGAAATGATTAACGTCACCACTGGATTGTGGTGTAATAAGCTAAATCATCGATCATTATCTGATATCTCTACTAAAAAGTTTGATCACCAAATGAAAAAGATTAGCACAAGTTATAAATGATTTTCTATGAAGAAGTGATGTCCCCCCTTTTAGAAATCGCAAAAGTCACTCATTTTTGTCTCTAATCCTCCAGCTAAGTCAGCATATGAAATTAAAGCTCCAGTTTACAGCCAGTGTGTCCCAGGCTCCTCCAGACGCACGCCCTGTATCCCGGCGGAGCAGCCCAAGCAGCCCAGCACTCAGGGACCTGGAAAGGCAGCAACAAGGGGGCGCGCTGGGAAGGTCGCAGTCCTTCTCCCACCAACAGCCGCCACGTGGCCAGCTCATAAGGTGAGAAAATGACCTAATCTGATGTTCCTAACCACCTGTAGATATAGACCTGTACTTCACAGTATTAAGAGCACATCAGCTATATTTGGCTTGAGTTGatttatatacagaaaaaaaaaaaaatgtgcctctCAAAACATAAAAACACCTATTGAAATAAAACATCAACAAGGTAACACACAGGATCATAGGGTGGCTCAATGTCACTCTCCAGATGTTTAGATATCCAGTAATATTCAGCCTGCTTGTAGGGATGCCGGAGTTAACGATTACGCTCATATGAAGATATGGCATCATATTAGTAGATGACAAATGTAGTTGATACCTGGACTAGCCTTTTAGCGGAAGTTGCACTGACTGTTCTAAAGAGTATAGTAATATTTAAAATAGAAAGAGTAGTAGGTActtagaatagccttccagtggatgtCAAAAAGGCCGGCACAGTTGTGTGTGACGGAAATCTCGTACTACGACTGAGTACATCTGCCAGGTCCTCTTCCTAGCTGCTTTCAGGGACCCTGGCATGCGCCAGCCCCAGTCACCAAGGCTTGAGTGGGGTCACTGAGAGCTCCTTCAATCATGGACTAAgctgcagctctctccttccaggcaggtattgtgccATCTGCCCTTGCCTCTTCAGCACATCTCCCAAGCAGATATCAATACCGCTGACTACACCGTGACCAGCTACTGCTTTTTCAAAGGTACTTGTGGCTTTCAGGCCTAGCTCTTATTAA
This Pelobates fuscus isolate aPelFus1 chromosome 3, aPelFus1.pri, whole genome shotgun sequence DNA region includes the following protein-coding sequences:
- the TRAPPC14 gene encoding trafficking protein particle complex subunit 14; amino-acid sequence: MESQCDYSMIFPACPLLPSDLPARYRSLPRRNHLYLGETLRFLLVLRLRGSGEAAQDRAGSEACTPGEKSQESPRSEACSWAPLAASLSALASVCPGEEGLEEEEEEEEGESGGGYRGCRAILSQQQPGAPGAAGSGTPVTDPVVSCDEVIFPLSVSLDRLPPGTVKAKIIVTVWKRDTELSRVKALGYRSLLLNCTPGQIFREEQGTFKAQVSTLLTVLPPPTLRCRQINVSGKHLTALKVLNTSSQDDLCIRDVRILPNFNASYLPVMPDGSVLLVDNVCHQSGDVSMASFLRLHSGSSHLPSMLCSLEEHNFLFQLQAGERPPEDAKEGLEVPLVAIIHWSTPKLPFTAGIYTHYKLPSIRLERPRFVMTARCDSPVQTHTPFRVTYTLLNDLQDFLAVRLVWTPETNTAVSGRCLSEEDRRVTQAAQEAVVCYTPINSLGFCRKGSSVTIGVTFMALRAGLFELSQHMKLKLQFTASVSQAPPDARPVSRRSSPSSPALRDLERQQQGGALGRSQSFSHQQPPRGQLIRTGSVMERRAITPPVGSPLGRPLYLPPERAALSLDKIAKRQCKVLVVNLVQ